The stretch of DNA TCTTTAAATTGCTCTTCTGCAAAACGACCATCTTGATCTTCTTTATCTAAAAGGTGACGCATATACTTTTCATCAGCTCCTACTTTAGCACAAAAAACGATTGCATGAGAAGCATTCATTACTTTTGGTTCGTTAAAAGCGTAAAATCCTTGTGTTGATTTACTAATACGTTTTTTACCTTCTTCATCATTAGCAATAATAAAATGCCATGGTTGTGAATTTACACTAGATGGACTTAATCTTAATAATGCTTTAATTTGATTAAAATCTTCTTCTGATATTTTCTTAGTTGCATCAAATTCCTTGGTTGAATAACGCTTGTTTAAAATTTCTATTAGATTCATTTTTTTGATTTTTTATTATTATAAAATACCATAAC from Flavobacteriaceae bacterium UJ101 encodes:
- a CDS encoding major NAD(P)H-flavin oxidoreductase (Involved in bioluminescence. It is a good supplier of reduced flavin mononucleotide (FMNH2) to the bioluminescence reaction. Major FMN reductase. It is capable of using both NADH and NADPH as electron donors. As electron acceptor, FMN is the most effective, FAD is considerably effective, and riboflavin is the least effective. Belongs to the nitroreductase family.; KEGG: fpp:FPB0191_01538 nitroreductase / dihydropteridine reductase; Oxidoreductases), yielding MNLIEILNKRYSTKEFDATKKISEEDFNQIKALLRLSPSSVNSQPWHFIIANDEEGKKRISKSTQGFYAFNEPKVMNASHAIVFCAKVGADEKYMRHLLDKEDQDGRFAEEQFKEQLHGGRMMFANMHRYDYKDLQHWLEKQVYLNMGSLLLGVAALGIDAVPMEGVDLKALDEEFNLREKGYTALAVVSLGYRTETDFNAKLPKSRLSEEEIITLI